A segment of the Anaerolineae bacterium genome:
CGTGCCATGGGAGATCGCTCTACCTCTGGTGCCGCACAACTGGGAGATGCAGCGCTTCCCGAATGATCCCTACTACCCGGTCCAATGGAACCTCGCCCGCATACGCGCCCCTCAGGCCTGGGCGCTCGCCACGGGTGGACCGGCGGTGATTGCCATCATCGACACCGGCGCCGACCTGGACCACCCTGACCTAAAGGCCAATCTGGTCGCCGGATACAACTTCCTCGATCCCCATCTCCCTCCCGACGACGACTCGCTGTATTCCCACGGCACGCATGTGGCGGGGATTGCGGGCGCGGTGGGGAACAACATGCTCGGCGTTGCCGGTACCGCGTGGACCACGCGCATCATGCCACTCAAAGTGCTGGACCGCTACGGGGCCGGCTCCATCGCTCATGCTGCGGCGGCCGTGTACCGCGCCGTGAGCAGTGGCGCCCGGATCATCAACCTCAGCCTGGGCGCCCCCTATGACAGCGAGTACCCGGGAGCGTTCCAGCTTCTGGAAGATGCCATCAGCTACGCGGTGGCCCACGACGTCCTGGTGGTGGCCGCGGCAGGCAACGTGGGGTCCGCCGGGATCAAGATGGGAGACCTCGTCTACCCCGCCGGCTACCCCGGCGTGTTGGGCGTCGGCTCCACCAGCCTCTCGGACCAGATTTCCGGCTTCTCCAACCGGGGCCCTTGGGTCGATGTGGTCGCCCCCGGGGAGTACCTTCGCAGCACCTGTGTGGGCGGCGGATACTGTGTGCTCAGCGGAACGTCCATGGCCACTCCCCATGTGGCTGGTCTCGCCGCCCTGATCTGGTCCCGGTACCCCCAGCTGACCGCCGCCCAAGTGGCGGCAATGATCACGGCTTCTGCCCAAGACCTGGGCGTCCCGGGCTACGACACCACCTTCGGCTATGGCCGGATCGACGCAGGGAAGGCCCTCATCCAGGGGCCGGCCTTGCTGGCGGCGACGACGGTCGCCGAGCAGATCCCTCCCTCACCCACTGCCAGCCTTGGAAGCAGCGTGTTGGACCAGGCAGGCTCAGGACGCTATCGCCCGGGGGTGCTGCTGGTCGATGCCGATGCCCCCACCCTGGCTCGCCTGCGAAGCTCGCTCCCTGAGGCGGCCATCCGAGCCATGGAGATGGACACGGGAGTGCCCGGCTTGGCGCGCCTGCACGTCCCCGAGGGCACTGAGGCGGAGATGCTGGAGCGGCTCTCCCGCCTGCCCGGCGTTCGAGCCGTCTACCTGGACACGTACGTCTACGCCATGTGGTAGGGGCGCCCGGCCACGAACCGGCGATCATCACACGAGGACGCCAGCTTGCTCGAGGCCCGACCACCCGCTATAATCGCCATTAGCACATATGTTCTAGGAGGTACGGGCGTGACGCGGGAGGAGTTGGTTGCGCATTGCCGCCGGGCCCCAGATATGGGAGCCGTGAAGCACGAGGAGTTCTTGGATTACATCACGCTTATCGAACGGCGGCGCCGGGTGAACAACCGTTGGGTCACCGAGCAGGCGCCCTACATGTCGGTGGACGGACGGCTGGCCATGGCCAACGCGGACCATCGCCGGCAGGAGAGAAAGCTGATCTTCCATGACCCGGTGGTGCTGTCAGACACAGACGAGCAGCTCACCCTCATGGTGGTGGTGGAGAGCGAAGTCTACGGTCGGCGCCACGGCATAGCCACATCGCGGCGTGTGGATGGGTCGGCCATCGAAATGCAGCATCCCTGGGAGATCGCCGAGACTTCGGCCATCGGACGAGCCCTAGCCGCTATGGGATACGGCCTGCTGCCCGGAACCGGTCTCGCTTCGGCTGAGGACATGGAGAGGGCGGCTTCCAGGCCAGCGCCGGCGGGCAGAAGCAGACTGAGCGAGCGGCAGCGCGCCTACCTAGTGGACGCGGTGGCGCGCGCTCGGTCCCTGTCATTGGAGGAGGCGGTCAAGGCCCTCGACGTGATCTGTCTGGAGCGGTACGGCCACGCGGCTGACCAGTGCACTCCAGACGAGGGCCGGGAGATATCGTTGGACCTCCAGCGGGAGCGCCAGCCCGGCCAGGAGGCAGCTTAGCGACGACCGCCGGCTGAGCCGGTCCCTTACAGGGGCGCAGAGCCCTGTCCGGTAACGACAGAATCGGTCGGGCGGGGCAGGCCCGCCGGCCGGCGGCGTCCCGACACCGCCTGGCCTGAGTCTGCCGTCGGCAAGGTGCTTGTGTCGGGGAAGGTTGCGGCATGCCGCGCGGGGGATGAAGGGCCGGGATCGGGCTCAAGTATGACACCTGCAGGATGGCACCGGAATCAGCAGCCACCGGCCTACTGGCGGATCGCAGGCCTGGTGGCGTGCGCCCTCGGTCTCGGACTGCGGCTGCATCGCCTGGGCGCCGAAAGCCTCTGGTACGACGAGACGGTCAGCGCCCACCTGGCTGCTTTTCCTCCAGCCCAGGCAGTGCAGCGTACGGCGCTGGACATTCACCCGCCCGGATACTACCTGGCTCTGGGCTTGTGGGCCGATGCAGACGGCACGAGCGAGTTCGCCCTCGCCTTCTTCTCCTGCCTTCTCGGGGTGGCGCTGATCGCTCTCACTTACGCCCTGGCCCGCCCGGTCGGTGGCGGCGCAGCGGCCGCCCTCGCCGCGGCCTTGTCCGCCCTGTCCGCCTACTCCGTCTGGTACTCCCAGGAGGTCCGCATGTACACGCTGGCTGCGGCGCTGGCGTGCTTGCTCCTGTTGATCACTACACGGATGGCGAGCGGGCCTTCGCCGTGGTGGCCCATATGGGGCGTGGTAGCCGCCGGAGCCCTCTACACCCTCTACTACACCCTCTTCTTGCTGCCTGCCCTCAGCCTTTACTGGCTGGTCCACGCCTGCCAAGCTCAGCGCGATCGTGCCGGCGCCCTCGCCCGCTGGGCCGGGGCCCACTTGCTGGCGCTGCTGCTCTACCTGCCCTGGCTGCCCATCGCCATCAGGCAAGCCCTCGATCCGCCGGTGCCCCCCTGGCGGTCTCCCCTCGTGTGGACCGAGGCCCTGCGTCAAGGAGCGGCAGCGCTCGCCCTGGGAGAAGCCGCGCCTCTTCGGTGGTGGCCACTGGCAGCTGCGCTCGTCGTGGTGGCCCTGCTGGCCCCGTGGGCGCGGCACGTGCGCAGGACGGAGGCCCTGCTTCTCGCGTCGGCTTTCGCCCTGCCCTGGGCCTTCATCATCCTGATCTCACTAGCGCAGCCCCTGTTCCACCCACGCTACCTCTTCCCTTACTCGCCTTTCTTCCTCTCCTCCCTAGCTGTGACGCTACGGGCGTTCGGGCCCCACAGGAGCAAGAGGTATGTGGCCTCGGCCCTGGCGCTCGTGTTCGTCGTGGGCAACGCCATGTCGCTCGACCGGGGCTGGACTCAGCCAGAGTTTCGAGCCGATGATCTTCGCGGCGCCGTTGGGGAATTGGCTGAGTCCTGGGTCCCGGGGGACGTGATCCTGGTCAACGCCGGCTACACCTATACCGCTCTGGAGCACTACTGGCCGGGCGAGATCGCCTGGATGGGCAGGGTCATCGACTACTCGGGCGCTGGCGCTGCCGCGGGCCCGGTGATCCTCCAAGGTGGCAGCCTGAGCGCCAACCCCGGGCTGGGATGGGGCCGCCCAGAATCGGACTTCTATGCTACCACCCTAGAGCAGATGGTCGCGGGTGTGGAGCGCGCCCTGGCCGCCAATCGGCGCCTGTGGGTGTTCCGCTTGTACGATACCGTGACCGATCCTGACGGTTTGCTGAGGGAATGGTTGAGCCAGTCGCTAATCCAGACGGAGGACCGCGCCATCCCAGGCCCCAGCTTCGGCCGGCTACAGGCCTTCGTGCCTCTTCTGGCCGAGCTACCCTGCGCCGAGCCTGTCGAGTGGGAGGGCCTCATCCTCACCTGTGTCGAGGTGAGCTCGGAGAGCCCAGCAGAACGCATACCCGTCTACCTCTACGCCGCGCCGGGACCGCTGGAGGCCAGTGGTTCGGAGCCATCTTCGGGGCAGACACTGCACTACACGGTAAGGCTCACGCTTCCCAGCGGTGACACCATCGGTCAGACGGACGGCCGAGTGGCCTTAAGGGAGCGGGCAGCCGTTCTCAACTCGGTGGCGCTGGAGCTCCCGCCAGAGGCTCCGCCGGGCGAGTACGCGGTGCAGCTGGGAGTCTACACCCTCTCGCAGGGCAGCTGGCACAGCCTACAGCCTTCGCTCGGGGGCCGGCCAATGGACAGTCCTGCCGGGCTGGCTGAGGTAGGCCGGGTCACCATCGGCCCTTGACTCCCGATGCACCCCTAGGGCTCGCCCCGGCGTCATTCGGCGCCCGTCTCGCCCTCCCTGCCCAGGAAGCTATGCCCCCTGCTCACGTTCCCAAGGGCAGGACGGCTCAAGAGGGGGCCTCGCGCTATGCGAATCCGCTGCCAGGGGCCAGCCTAGTAGCGTCTCAGGAGCGCCACGCTCTTCTCTACTCCATCGAACTGGTCTCCCTCGCCCTCAAACTCGATGGACAGGGGACCAGTGTAGCCCGACCGAGCCGCAATCTGCAGGCAGCGGTCCAGATCGTAGCGCACCTCGTGGCCGTCACCATCGAACTCGAACGTCTTGGCGTGAACCATGCGGGCGTAAGGGAACATCATCTCCAGAGCTCGGTAGCGGATGCCCTCAGGGAAGTTTCCGAAGTCAGGACAGAGACGGAAGTGCTCGCTTCCTACCCCCTCGACCATGCGGACGATGTTGTGTGGGTCGGCCGACAACCCGCCATGGTTCTCTAGGAGCAGGGTGAGGCCCAGTCTACCCGCGTAAGCCGCCAGTTCCCGGTACGAGGCGATGGCCAGGTCTAGGCTCTCTTCTCCCTTGGGCTGCTGGCCGCTGTTGACCCGGGCACACGGTGAGCCAATGTAGGCCGCCACGTCCATCCAGCGCTTGATGTTCTCCAAGTCGTGGCGACGCCTGTTCTCATCCCGATCCGAGATGTTCCCCACGTCTATAGGCACATTGACGATCGTGCTGCCTGCCTCGGCCACCCTCCCCCGCAGTTCATCTAGGTAGTCCTTCTCGCTACTCTGGAAGTGCATCTGGCATAGCTCCACATGCTCCAGACCGTACCGCTCCCGGACGAATGCTGCGAAGGAGAGCAGCGAGATGTCCTCGGGGAACCGGTGTCGCGGGATGAACCGGTGTTGGCCCTGCTCGTCGAGCTCGGTACCGTATATCGGGCCCATATGTCGGTGGAAGCTCCAGGTAGAAACCGCCAAGTCGTAGGGCATCAGCCTCTCCTAGTCAGGGTATGCCGTGGGCATTGGCCCCGAATTCTAGGCGCTCGGACGGCGCCACGGCAAGGCGGTGCTGCTTCATTGGGCCGGGCGGGACCTTGGCCGCCAGTGCTTGGCCGGGCAAGCGAGGGCATGCTAGAATCCCCGGGCTCAGGAGGGAATGTAGCCGATGCCGCGTCAGTACGTCGCCCTGGATCTGGAGACTACCGGGCTGGATCCGCAGCGGGATGCCATCATCGAGGTGGGGGCGGTCCGGTTCGGCGATGGGGGGCCCGTGCGCCGCTTCTCTTCGCTGGTCAACCCTGGCCGATCCCTTCCGGCCAAGATCCAGCACCTCACGGGCATCGCTCCTGACGACCTGGCGGCCGCACCTCCGGTGTGGGAGGTGATGCGGCAGCTGGCGGACTTCGTGGGCAACGACGCGGTGATCGGCCACAGCATCGGCTTCGACGCCTCGTTCCTCTCCCGCTACAACATCCTCCAACGTAACCGCATCATAGACACATTCGAGCTCTCCACCATCCTCCTGCCGCACATGGCCCGTCACAGCCTCCAGCACTTGGTGGGCGAACTCGACCTGGCCTCGCACTCGGCTCACCGGGCCCTGGACGATGCCGAGGCCGCCATGCGACTGTTTCAGGCGTTACGCGAAGCCGCTCTCTCGCTGCCTATAGCCTTGTTGGAGCAGGTAGTCTCCCTGGGCCGGCGCAGCAATTGGCAACAGGCCGACTTCTTCGAGGACATACTGAGGGAACAGCTCCGCCGCCCCGTTCGCACTAGCATCGCCCAGCAGCTGGCGGGCAAGGGTGGAATCGGCCCGGGCGCCCTCCTGCTGGGCGCCGAAGCCCCTCAGAGGCATCCGCAGATCGAGCCACGCCGCCCTCCGGAGCCGCTGGACACCCGGGAATTGGCGGCGGCGCTGGAGCCTGGAGGCCGCGTGGCTGCAGCCATGAGCGCCTATGAGCATCGCCCGCAGCAGGTAGAGATGCTCCGGGCGGTGTGTCAGGCCTTCAATGACGGGCGGCATCTGGCCATAGAGGCCGCCACTGGGGTGGGTAAGTCGCTGGCCTACCTCTTGCCGGCGATGGTCTTCGCCCGCACCAACCGGGACCGAGTGCTTATCTCTACCCACACCATCAATCTTCAGGAGCAGCTATACACCAAGGACATCCCCCAACTGGCTCGGGCTCTCGGGATCGAGCCCAGAGTGGCGCTGCTCAAGGGCCGCAACAACTATCTCTGCCCGGCTCGCCTTCAGTCTCTGGTAGACCGGCAGTCACTCTTGGCAGAGCAGGCGCTTGCCCTGGCCAAGATCCTGGTCTGGATT
Coding sequences within it:
- a CDS encoding peptidase S8, which codes for MLLTVAMLLVTSSLLLGAPSLSPLQTPLATTTSTPSAFATRVTALDQADLTPDEDLVFHGEAYRVEATGANGQALAMGEPFPEGADPLALDLIFSEPLPDSIPSADLLDVHYFDGTAWSALGLTPSDNVFHVAVSRVGDYAIAAPALRVVVAPAEATVRRRETVQFSARVLYPGGEEASGYRVEWHATSVAGTITSDGLFRATGAHGDYPGAVVAALGGIEGFADIHIVPWEIALPLVPHNWEMQRFPNDPYYPVQWNLARIRAPQAWALATGGPAVIAIIDTGADLDHPDLKANLVAGYNFLDPHLPPDDDSLYSHGTHVAGIAGAVGNNMLGVAGTAWTTRIMPLKVLDRYGAGSIAHAAAAVYRAVSSGARIINLSLGAPYDSEYPGAFQLLEDAISYAVAHDVLVVAAAGNVGSAGIKMGDLVYPAGYPGVLGVGSTSLSDQISGFSNRGPWVDVVAPGEYLRSTCVGGGYCVLSGTSMATPHVAGLAALIWSRYPQLTAAQVAAMITASAQDLGVPGYDTTFGYGRIDAGKALIQGPALLAATTVAEQIPPSPTASLGSSVLDQAGSGRYRPGVLLVDADAPTLARLRSSLPEAAIRAMEMDTGVPGLARLHVPEGTEAEMLERLSRLPGVRAVYLDTYVYAMW
- a CDS encoding sugar phosphate isomerase/epimerase; its protein translation is MPYDLAVSTWSFHRHMGPIYGTELDEQGQHRFIPRHRFPEDISLLSFAAFVRERYGLEHVELCQMHFQSSEKDYLDELRGRVAEAGSTIVNVPIDVGNISDRDENRRRHDLENIKRWMDVAAYIGSPCARVNSGQQPKGEESLDLAIASYRELAAYAGRLGLTLLLENHGGLSADPHNIVRMVEGVGSEHFRLCPDFGNFPEGIRYRALEMMFPYARMVHAKTFEFDGDGHEVRYDLDRCLQIAARSGYTGPLSIEFEGEGDQFDGVEKSVALLRRY